In one window of Gemmatimonadota bacterium DNA:
- a CDS encoding biotin transporter BioY gives MTSPAVRRPSAPLSAPSRRSRVPLAWPATLAAGAAVVALSAQVAIPVPFSPVPMTLQPLAVLLVGGMFGAAAGAGALLLYLVAGAFGAPVFAPIGPQGLARLFGPTGGYLLAMPLAAVVVGRLAERGRLVRSVLGALTGMVVIHLGGWAQLAVLSGNPAQAAQLGTLPFLVQDLLKVALAGLVLWRGHHVLRLRA, from the coding sequence ATGACCTCTCCCGCCGTGCGCCGCCCCTCCGCCCCCCTCAGCGCCCCCAGCCGGCGCTCGCGGGTGCCGCTGGCCTGGCCCGCGACCCTCGCCGCGGGGGCCGCGGTGGTGGCCCTGTCGGCCCAGGTGGCCATCCCGGTGCCGTTCTCGCCGGTGCCCATGACGCTGCAACCCCTCGCCGTGCTGCTGGTCGGCGGGATGTTCGGTGCCGCTGCCGGCGCGGGAGCGCTCCTCCTCTATCTCGTGGCGGGTGCCTTCGGCGCCCCGGTCTTCGCACCGATCGGGCCGCAGGGGCTGGCCCGGCTCTTCGGCCCGACCGGCGGCTACCTGCTGGCCATGCCGCTGGCCGCGGTGGTGGTGGGCCGGCTGGCCGAGCGGGGCCGCCTGGTGCGCTCGGTGCTCGGCGCCCTCACGGGCATGGTGGTGATCCACCTCGGCGGCTGGGCCCAGCTCGCGGTGCTCTCCGGCAACCCGGCGCAGGCCGCACAGCTCGGCACCCTGCCGTTCCTGGTCCAGGACCTCCTCAAGGTTGCGCTCGCCGGGCTGGTGCTCTGGCGCGGCCACCACGTGCTCCGCCTGCGCGCGTGA
- a CDS encoding serine hydroxymethyltransferase encodes MPLDHNASLRHADPEIARLIDGELHRQQYGLELIASENFASRAVIDAMGTPLTNKYAEGYPGKRYYGGCEVVDKVEQLAIDRAKQVFGADHANVQPHSGAQANFAAFMALAKPGETIMGLALPHGGHLSHGAAVNHSGAVWRAVQYGVNPATGRMDYDQIRDQARAERPKILIAGGSAYARIIDFAAMRSIADEVGASLLVDMAHFAGLVAGGVHPSPVPHAQVVTSTTHKTLRGPRGGIILCIQELAAAVNKSVFPGTQGGPLEHVIAAKAVAFGENLTPDFKRYARQVVENARVLAEAMIECGFAIVSGGTDTHLMLVDLRPKGLTGKEAEALLGRAGITVNKNTIPDDPQSPFVTSGIRLGTPALSTRGMGPAEFRRIARLIDEVLTRRDDATIARVKGEVGDMARAFPLYAPRRA; translated from the coding sequence ATGCCGCTGGACCACAACGCCTCGCTCCGCCACGCCGATCCCGAGATCGCGCGACTGATCGACGGGGAGCTGCACCGCCAGCAGTACGGCCTCGAGCTCATCGCCAGCGAGAACTTCGCCAGCCGCGCCGTCATCGACGCGATGGGGACGCCGCTCACCAACAAGTACGCCGAGGGGTACCCTGGCAAGCGGTACTATGGCGGGTGCGAAGTGGTGGACAAGGTGGAGCAACTCGCCATCGACCGGGCCAAGCAGGTCTTCGGCGCGGACCACGCCAACGTGCAGCCGCACTCCGGGGCGCAGGCCAACTTCGCGGCCTTCATGGCCTTGGCCAAGCCGGGCGAGACCATCATGGGCCTGGCGCTGCCGCACGGCGGCCACCTTTCCCATGGCGCCGCGGTGAACCACAGCGGCGCGGTCTGGCGGGCGGTCCAATACGGGGTGAACCCGGCCACCGGCCGGATGGACTACGACCAGATCCGCGACCAGGCGCGGGCCGAGCGCCCGAAGATCCTGATCGCCGGCGGGAGTGCCTACGCGCGCATCATCGATTTCGCCGCCATGCGCTCCATCGCCGACGAGGTGGGCGCCTCGCTGCTGGTGGACATGGCGCATTTTGCCGGGCTGGTGGCCGGCGGGGTCCATCCCTCGCCGGTGCCGCACGCGCAGGTGGTGACCAGCACCACGCACAAGACGCTGCGGGGTCCGCGCGGCGGCATCATCCTGTGCATCCAGGAGCTGGCCGCGGCGGTCAACAAGTCGGTCTTCCCCGGCACCCAGGGCGGGCCGCTCGAGCACGTGATCGCCGCCAAGGCGGTGGCCTTCGGTGAGAACCTGACGCCGGATTTCAAGCGTTACGCGCGGCAGGTGGTGGAGAATGCCCGGGTGCTCGCCGAGGCCATGATCGAGTGCGGCTTCGCGATCGTCTCGGGGGGCACCGACACCCACCTGATGCTGGTGGACCTGCGGCCCAAGGGCCTCACCGGCAAGGAGGCCGAGGCGCTGCTCGGCCGGGCAGGGATCACGGTCAACAAGAACACCATTCCCGATGACCCGCAGTCGCCCTTCGTGACCAGCGGGATCCGCCTGGGCACGCCCGCGCTTTCCACCCGGGGCATGGGCCCGGCCGAGTTCCGCCGGATTGCGCGCCTCATCGACGAGGTGCTCACCCGCCGGGACGACGCCACGATCGCCCGCGTCAAGGGCGAGGTCGGGGACATGGCGCGAGCGTTCCCCCTTTATGCTCCGCGTCGCGCTTGA
- a CDS encoding thiolase family protein yields MSDATTPVILSACRTPIGKFLGGLASLSAPQLGARAIREAVARAGIDPAAIDDVIMGQVVQGGTGQAPARQAMIHAGLPATIPALTINKVCGSGLKAVMLAAQAIKAGDAQCVVAGGQESMSSAPHYLFGYRNGVKAGNQTISDGMIHDGLWDSFGQNHMGEYAEYTAEKAAVSRADQDAFAVASHQKALAAQAAGKFQAEIVPVEIAGKGGSTTVTVDESPRKDTSLESLARLKPAFRKEGTVTAGNAPGLNDGASALVVTSLAFARAHGLAPMARVTGYATGGGEPKELFFAPILAVQNLMRKTGTSIGAYDLIEANEAFAVQALADGRALGWDWGRVNVHGGAVALGHPIGASGARVLTTLLYALRDRQQATGLATLCLGGGNAVALSVERI; encoded by the coding sequence GTGTCCGACGCCACCACGCCAGTCATCCTCTCCGCCTGCCGGACCCCGATCGGCAAGTTTCTGGGCGGGCTCGCGAGCCTGTCGGCCCCGCAGCTCGGGGCCCGCGCCATCCGCGAGGCGGTGGCCCGCGCCGGGATCGATCCCGCCGCCATCGACGACGTGATCATGGGCCAGGTGGTCCAGGGTGGCACCGGTCAGGCCCCCGCCCGCCAGGCGATGATCCACGCCGGGCTGCCCGCCACGATCCCCGCGCTCACCATCAACAAGGTCTGCGGCTCGGGCCTCAAGGCGGTGATGCTGGCGGCCCAGGCCATCAAGGCCGGCGATGCCCAGTGCGTGGTGGCCGGCGGGCAGGAATCGATGTCCTCGGCCCCGCACTATCTCTTCGGGTACCGCAACGGCGTGAAGGCCGGCAACCAGACCATCAGCGACGGCATGATCCACGATGGGCTGTGGGACTCCTTCGGCCAGAACCACATGGGCGAGTACGCGGAATACACCGCGGAGAAGGCTGCGGTGAGCCGCGCCGACCAGGATGCCTTCGCCGTGGCCAGTCACCAGAAGGCGCTGGCCGCGCAGGCCGCGGGGAAGTTCCAGGCCGAGATCGTCCCGGTGGAGATCGCCGGGAAGGGTGGGAGTACGACCGTGACGGTGGATGAATCGCCGCGGAAGGACACCAGCCTCGAGTCGCTGGCCCGGCTCAAGCCCGCCTTCCGCAAGGAGGGCACCGTGACCGCCGGAAATGCGCCCGGCCTCAACGATGGGGCCAGCGCACTGGTCGTGACTTCGCTGGCCTTTGCCCGGGCACATGGTCTCGCGCCGATGGCGCGCGTCACCGGCTACGCGACGGGTGGCGGGGAGCCGAAGGAGCTCTTCTTTGCTCCGATCCTCGCGGTCCAGAACCTGATGCGGAAGACCGGGACCAGCATCGGCGCCTACGACCTCATCGAGGCCAACGAGGCCTTTGCGGTCCAGGCGCTGGCCGACGGCCGGGCCCTCGGCTGGGACTGGGGCCGGGTCAACGTGCACGGGGGCGCCGTGGCGCTGGGCCACCCGATCGGCGCCAGCGGCGCCCGCGTCCTCACCACCCTCCTGTACGCGCTGCGTGACCGGCAGCAGGCCACCGGTCTCGCCACACTCTGCCTCGGCGGCGGCAACGCCGTGGCCCTCTCGGTCGAAAGGATCTGA
- a CDS encoding 3-hydroxybutyryl-CoA dehydrogenase, which yields MKVAVIGAGTMGNGIAQVFAMQGHAVTLVDVSATALEKGLAAVQGSLARLVKKGSVTPDAASAAAARIAVATTVDAARDAELAIEAATENPTLKFEIFRQLDAACAPGVILATNTSSISITEIAAKTRRPELVIGMHFMNPVPVMALVEVIRGQATSEATTRAVMELATALGKTPVEVNDYPGFVSNRVLMPMINEAIFCVMEGVATPEAVDTVMKLGMAHPMGPLMLADLIGLDTCLAILEVLHRGLGDDKYRPCPLLRRMVAAGQLGRKSGRGFYTY from the coding sequence ATGAAGGTCGCGGTGATCGGCGCGGGGACCATGGGCAACGGCATCGCCCAGGTGTTCGCGATGCAGGGCCATGCGGTGACGCTGGTGGATGTGTCGGCCACGGCGCTGGAGAAGGGCCTGGCGGCGGTGCAGGGGAGCCTGGCCCGCCTGGTGAAGAAGGGCAGCGTGACGCCGGACGCCGCGTCGGCGGCCGCCGCGCGGATCGCGGTCGCCACCACCGTGGACGCCGCCCGCGACGCGGAGCTTGCCATCGAGGCGGCCACCGAGAATCCCACGCTCAAGTTCGAGATCTTCCGCCAGCTCGACGCCGCCTGCGCGCCCGGGGTGATCCTCGCCACCAACACCAGCTCGATCTCCATCACCGAGATCGCGGCGAAGACCCGGCGGCCCGAGCTGGTGATCGGGATGCACTTCATGAACCCGGTGCCGGTCATGGCGCTGGTCGAGGTCATCCGGGGGCAGGCCACCAGCGAGGCGACGACCAGGGCGGTCATGGAACTCGCCACGGCGCTGGGCAAGACGCCGGTGGAGGTGAACGACTACCCCGGGTTTGTCAGCAACCGGGTGCTCATGCCGATGATCAACGAGGCGATCTTCTGCGTGATGGAGGGGGTGGCCACGCCGGAGGCGGTGGACACGGTGATGAAGCTCGGGATGGCCCACCCGATGGGACCGCTCATGCTGGCGGACCTGATCGGGCTCGACACCTGCCTCGCCATCCTGGAGGTGCTGCACCGGGGGCTGGGCGATGACAAGTATCGCCCCTGTCCGCTGCTGCGGCGGATGGTGGCGGCCGGCCAGCTGGGCCGGAAGTCGGGACGCGGCTTCTACACGTACTAG
- the rpiB gene encoding ribose 5-phosphate isomerase B, whose protein sequence is MPEVIPIGADHAGFALKERLKQELAALGYAPLDLGTHSADSTDYPDYAHPVAARVERGEVARGILLCGTGLGMAYAANRHQGVRAAVAWTPDVARLARAHNDANILVLPARFVSEQDGLDILRAWLDTPFEGGRHQRRVEKIEP, encoded by the coding sequence ATGCCTGAAGTCATCCCGATTGGCGCCGACCACGCCGGCTTTGCCCTCAAGGAGCGGCTCAAGCAGGAACTGGCCGCGCTGGGCTACGCGCCGCTCGACCTCGGTACCCACTCCGCCGACAGCACCGACTATCCCGACTACGCGCATCCCGTTGCAGCACGGGTGGAGCGGGGCGAGGTTGCGCGGGGCATCCTGCTCTGCGGGACGGGGCTGGGGATGGCGTATGCCGCCAATCGGCACCAGGGGGTGCGGGCGGCGGTGGCCTGGACCCCGGACGTGGCCCGGCTGGCGCGGGCCCACAACGATGCCAACATCCTCGTGCTGCCCGCCCGCTTCGTGAGCGAGCAGGACGGGCTCGACATCCTGCGCGCGTGGCTGGACACCCCGTTCGAGGGTGGCCGCCACCAGCGCCGGGTGGAGAAGATCGAACCCTGA
- a CDS encoding Glu/Leu/Phe/Val dehydrogenase, whose protein sequence is MDTFKAMAAYNHEQLVLCHEPSSGYYGIIAIHDTTLGPALGGTRFWHYGSTEEAITDALRLARGMSYKSAVAGLNLGGGKSVIVGDNKRKDREAVFRAHGRFIESLKGRYITAEDVGTSPADMEYVRMETSSVAGLHGRSGDPSPVTAYGVYVGMKATAKVRWGSDSLAGKKVLVQGCGNVARTLCEHLHAEGAKLTVTDIDAEKVKRVVQATGAEAVAPEKIYDVPADIYSPNALGATVNDDTLTRLKVEVIAGGANNQLAEERHGDECERRGLLYAPDYVINGGGVINVYGELMGWDHDRAKRKAAQIYDTLLSIYATAREQKIPTYQAADHVAEARIRGVGTIAGIRV, encoded by the coding sequence ATGGACACGTTCAAGGCGATGGCGGCATACAATCACGAACAGCTGGTGCTCTGCCACGAGCCGTCGTCCGGCTACTACGGCATCATCGCGATCCACGACACCACCCTGGGGCCCGCCCTGGGCGGCACCCGCTTCTGGCACTACGGGTCCACCGAGGAGGCCATCACCGACGCGCTGCGGCTAGCGCGGGGGATGAGCTACAAGTCCGCGGTGGCGGGCCTCAACCTGGGCGGCGGCAAGTCGGTGATCGTCGGGGACAACAAGCGGAAGGACCGGGAGGCGGTGTTCCGGGCGCACGGCCGGTTCATCGAGTCCCTCAAGGGCCGCTACATCACCGCCGAGGACGTCGGGACCAGCCCCGCCGACATGGAATACGTCCGCATGGAGACCAGCAGCGTGGCCGGCCTGCACGGGCGATCGGGCGATCCGTCCCCGGTGACGGCGTACGGGGTCTACGTGGGCATGAAGGCGACGGCCAAGGTGCGCTGGGGCTCCGACAGCCTGGCGGGCAAGAAGGTGCTGGTCCAGGGCTGCGGCAACGTGGCCCGGACGCTGTGCGAGCACCTGCACGCCGAGGGCGCCAAGCTGACGGTGACGGACATCGACGCCGAAAAGGTGAAGCGGGTGGTGCAGGCCACCGGGGCCGAGGCGGTGGCGCCCGAGAAGATCTATGACGTGCCCGCCGACATCTACTCCCCCAACGCCCTGGGGGCCACCGTGAACGATGATACCCTCACGCGGCTCAAGGTGGAGGTCATCGCGGGTGGCGCCAACAACCAGCTGGCCGAGGAACGGCACGGCGACGAGTGCGAGCGGCGGGGCCTGCTGTACGCCCCCGACTACGTCATCAATGGTGGCGGGGTGATCAACGTGTATGGGGAGCTGATGGGCTGGGACCACGACCGCGCCAAGCGGAAGGCGGCCCAGATCTACGACACGCTGCTCAGCATCTACGCCACCGCGCGGGAGCAGAAGATCCCGACCTACCAGGCGGCCGATCACGTGGCCGAGGCCCGCATCCGCGGGGTGGGAACGATCGCCGGGATCCGGGTGTAG
- a CDS encoding CPBP family intramembrane metalloprotease yields MTAAPVPQPLSAPRAVGWAILFLVVGFVLMMAFYAVGAFLTGGLGGLGTARLILVQSVAGLLAFGLLTWGLGVRYLGLTLAELRYAVPTGAARGFGLGLLVGWAPAALALGLSLVVGGARVLDDSGTTADYLGAILRTTLLLAPAALVEEVMFRGVSQVLLARVVGRAPALLVLSGLFALAHAYNPNTTPLGLINIGLAGVFLGAAFYTPGGLWAAWGAHLGWNATLAALDAPVSGLPFPIPLINYEPGGPPWLTGGTFGPEGGMLATVAIVLATAAAWRWSRKEQLA; encoded by the coding sequence GTGACCGCAGCCCCGGTGCCCCAGCCGCTCTCCGCCCCGCGGGCGGTCGGCTGGGCCATCCTTTTCCTGGTGGTCGGCTTCGTCCTGATGATGGCGTTCTACGCCGTCGGGGCGTTCCTGACGGGGGGCCTCGGAGGCCTGGGCACGGCCCGGCTGATCCTGGTGCAGTCGGTGGCCGGGCTGCTCGCCTTCGGCCTGCTGACCTGGGGCCTCGGCGTACGGTATCTCGGGCTCACCCTCGCCGAGCTGCGCTACGCGGTCCCGACGGGGGCGGCCCGCGGCTTCGGGCTCGGGCTTCTCGTCGGGTGGGCCCCGGCGGCGCTGGCCCTCGGCCTCTCGCTCGTGGTCGGCGGCGCGCGGGTCCTCGACGACAGCGGCACCACCGCCGACTACCTTGGCGCCATCCTCCGCACCACCCTGCTGCTCGCCCCCGCCGCGCTGGTCGAGGAAGTGATGTTCCGCGGGGTGAGCCAGGTGCTGCTGGCCCGGGTCGTCGGCCGAGCACCGGCGCTGCTGGTGCTCTCCGGGCTCTTCGCGCTGGCACACGCGTACAACCCGAACACCACGCCGCTTGGCCTGATCAACATCGGGCTGGCCGGTGTCTTTCTGGGCGCCGCGTTCTACACCCCGGGCGGCCTCTGGGCGGCCTGGGGCGCGCACCTGGGCTGGAACGCCACCCTCGCGGCGCTGGACGCGCCGGTGAGCGGACTGCCGTTCCCGATTCCCCTCATCAACTACGAGCCGGGCGGCCCGCCGTGGCTGACCGGCGGGACCTTCGGCCCCGAGGGCGGGATGCTCGCGACCGTCGCGATCGTCCTCGCCACGGCGGCCGCCTGGCGCTGGAGCCGGAAGGAGCAGCTCGCATGA